The segment TAGATCAACTGCTCAAGGATTTCAAAGCAGGAACTTTCTTCAAGCCATACAAGGCAGCTCTCCACCGAATAGAATTTCAAAAAAAGGTCTCCCTCATGCACATATATTATTCTGGTTAGGAAACTCTACCAGAACACCGAGTGCAGAAGACGTGAATGAAATAATTTCAGCCGAGCTCCCAAACAAGGAGGAAGACCCAGCTGCTTACGACTTAGTCACAAAACACATGATCCATGGTCCATGTGGGCTCTTTAATCCGAATTCACCGTGTATGGAAAAAAACTTGTGCACGAAAAAGTATCCTCGGCCGTATAACGACAACACTTCAATTGACAAATCCGGGTATGTGTTATATCGTAGACGCCGAAACGACGATGCGTCTACAGTAAAAGCTGGGGCTGTACTAGAGAACACTTTTGTCGTACCTCATAACATTAAGCTTGTGAAGAAGTACGAAGCTCATATTAATGTTGAATGGTGTAATCGTACAAGCGCGGTGAAATACTTATTCAAGTACATAACCAAGGGCGTTGACCGAGCAACAGCTGTTATTGAGAATGGAAATACAGCAGCTACATCTGACGCCACAGGATCCGGAGGATCAAAGGAGAAAGTCGTCAGGCAACGCAATGAGATCCAAGACTACATCGAAGCCCGATATTTATCAGCATGTGAGTCTATGTGGCGGACTTTCGCATTCCACATACACAAAAGAAAGCCATCAGTTGAGAAGCTTATCATTCACTTGGAAGGCGAACATAATATTACGGTTAAATCAACAGATATCCTCGGCCTTGTAATTCGCAAACCAGGTATCGAGAAGACAATTTTCACTGAATGGATGGTTTTATGCAGAAGGTCAGAGTTTCCGCGGACACTAACATATGTGCAGATTCCTTAATATTTTGTATGGAACAACAATGCTAAAGTGTGGACTGAACGTAAGAAAGGAAAAACCATTGGCCGAGTCGTAGCTGTCCATCCTTCAGCAGGTGATCGATACTATCTGAGAGTcttcattaataagattaagggTCCTAGAAGTTACGACGAGCTAAAAACATACAACGACGTGAAATACCCTGACATCAAATCAGTTTGCCACGCACGAGGCTATTTGGACAATGATGTTGAATGGCTCGAGAGTATGTCAGAGGGTGCTCGAAGGGCCACCCCATACCAGCTCCGTGATATGTTCGTCACATTCCTAAACAATTGCTTCGTTGCAAGCCCTAAAGGACTATGGAAACACTCATGGAAATCAATGAGCGAGGACATACTTCACAAGAGGCAAAGGATCTTAGGTCAAACGAATCTGGAACTGGACGATAAGACCCTGGAGCAATACACATTGATAGAAGTAGAAAAGTTGATGCGCATGCAAGATCGCtctttaaatgatattaaagaTATGCCGAAGATCAACCATGTTTTGCTCAAGGAATTGGGAAACAGTTTGTGGAACCAAGAAATGGATTACGATGtttccgaggaaacactaagACATGACAAGCAGTACAACTTACTTAATGCTGAGCAGCGTGCGATCTATGAATCAGTCTTAGACTCTGTTGATAAAAAAGAGGGAAAACTTTTCTTTGTATATGGCGCAGGGGGCACAGGAAAAATATTCCTATTCCAGCTATTATATCCAGACTTCGCTCAAGAAAACAAATCGTTCTACCAGTTGCTTCTTCAGGAATAGCCGCATTGCTACTGCCAAACGGGAGAACAACTCATTCTCGCTTCAATATTCCGTTGAAGCTCGACGAAAATAAGCTCTGCAACATCAAACCAGGTACAATGCTGGCTGAACTAATTGAGGAAACGGACCTCATAATTGGGATGAGGCACCTATGACACACAAGCATGCTTTCGAAGCATTAGACAAGACGTTGAAGGACATAATGTCTATGAAAAATCCACCCGCAAAAAATCAGCCTTTTGGCGGCAAAACAGTTATGTTAGGTGGTGATTTCAGACAGATCCTACCGGTCATTCCACAAGGTAGTAGAGTTGATACTGTATTAGCTTCGATAAGCCATTCAAATCTATGGATAGCTGCCACAAGTtctctttgaaaaaaaaatatgcgaGTCAATCAGGATGAGAAAGAGTTTTCTGAGTGGCTTCTCAAGGTCGGGGAAGGTCATCTTGAAACAGGACAAGAATATGAGGATGATGGCTACCATGACCAATTCATAGATATCGATGAATCTTTGATTTGTCAGAGTATTGTTGACCCATTGGAAGGAGTTGTTGATGCCGCATATGGGGAAATCAACAAACCGATGAATTCCCAGACTTCCTATACAGATAAAGCTATCCTCACACCCCGTAATGAAACCGTCGATGAAATCAATGCTTACACCATCTCACGGACCGACGGGGTATCAAGGGATTACTTCAGCTCAGACAACTTTGAGTTATCAAATACTACATCAGATCAAAATGATACATTATACGCCGTTGAGTATCTCAATTCACTGGAATTCTCGGGTTTGCCTTCGCACAAAATAACTCTGAAAGTTGGTGCCCCAGTTAAAGGGTTATGCAATGGTACGCGAATGATCCTAACACATGTTGGCGATCGCGTTCTAAAGGCCAAAATTATCACTGGCTCCCACATTGGAAAAGAGGTTTAGATCTCAAGAATTGTGCTTTTATATGATGAAACAAAGTTACCGTTCACATTACGTCGGCGGCAATTTCCTATCAGATTGTGCTACGCAATGACAATCAACAAAAGCCAAGGCCAGAGTATAAAAGAGGTCATCTTATATCTGCCTAAACCGATCTCTCATGGTCAACTTTATGTGGCCCTCTCACGTGTCACAAGCAAAGCAGGATTAACGATCATCAAAACCAAAGATTCCCACCAGCTGAAAGTGAAGAACATAGTCTTCAAAGAAATATTCAAAGGCCTTTCTCCCGACAGAGGTAATTTTAAATAACTTAGTAGTTTTCACTCTCATCATTTTCAGAGGTcttatgataaaatattatatccaCAGATTAACAATATCCAATAAAAAAGGGATTTACAAATAAGTTTTTCCACAGCTACGCCAggtacaaatatttttatataaataggaATACTATTATATTAACCATAATTTATGCTAACTAACTTATTCTTATCCAATTTCAGGCTATTTCTTTCTTATGACTTAAACACAGCTTCTGATCTGCGAAAGGCTTAATTTGTTTCTTACATTATTTACCTTACTTACGacttctttaattttttaaacaattgcGTAAACTCGATATTCACCAATTTTTCAGACATTTTAGAACATACAATACAATGTTCCATTTCAAACAAATTATTGAAACttataatcaaaaataaattatcaacGTACTTTTCCGCACGTAGCGAGGAGAGAGGATCTAGTATAGATAAGAAAGGATAATTAGGTAGCATAAGTATATTCCTCTACTTAATATTTTCaacgaaaatataatatttgaaaCTAATTAATTAAGATCTTTCGTATATTTAACACCAAAAATCGTTGAGTCTGAAAAGGGATGAAatatatcttttgaaaaatagaaTAAGTATATTCctctatttaatattttttgcagCAATATGATGGTAATTATATGCCTTGTGAATCAGAGtaggaaaaaatattaaactaaataagaTCTATCATTTTCAGCTGAACAAATCGTTGAGGTtgttttcatttaatattttgagTGTGAAAAGGGAGAAATATTGAATCATTTGAGATCATCTCGTTACATGTTTCAAGATATTATGGAATTATTCCCTTAATTCACCTgccaataatttttaaattcaatGTCAAGTGGAGAGATTTTgatatgtttgtttgtttgaaatcataatataaatcataaaaaagaatcataatataaaatttacaatatgaTCTAAGATACATACTAAATGAAATGTGTTATATTGATATGATATTATGTGGAATTGATTTCATTTGTGGATATGATACTATTTGTAAAATACATACTTCAATTACATTTGAAAGATCTTATCAAAATTAGTTTTAGGGTTCAAGATTCATTACAACTGGTATTGTCTATGTTAAATATGGTTTACATTTTCTGGCTTGAGTAAAATGAACTGGCTTCCAAAAATACGGTGCCAAAGAGAAAAAAAGCTTATGTTCCTTTGATTCAATACATGAACTTAAAAGAACTTATTGTTGGTTCATTGGTTCATGAAATATTGTCAATTATTTAGTTTAACATATGAAGGGATACGTTATATGACACTAACGATACTAAATGTAAGATGGTCGTatagttaaatttatattatgtcAAAGTCACGAGATGTTTCAATAATAAGAGATGTATATAACCACAGGGTGGTGGGCTAGTGGTCTTGAGGTTGTTAACACACCAATACGGACCCGGGTTCGAATACCCCCTGTGGCCACGGAATGCTTTACGCCCTCCCCAAGTTTAAAGTTATCGCGGCGTTGGTGCCGGGTCCTTGGGTAATGGGTATAAGTGCCGGCTGGTTCCGGGCCAGGGGGATTAGATGGTTGGCAATCGGAAACCATGTGCGGATTACGGGCCTTTGGGCAAACGGAAACCATGTGCGGATTACGGGTCACCTTTGAACctcctgttaaaaaaaataataataataataagagatgtatatattaaatatgGTTATTAATGAATATGTATATAACGTTAATGTTGGTTTATAAGAAAAAGGCAAAAcatgaaatttaaatataataactttaatatattttattgttatttcattttttattaaaacattaatAAGCTTTTTAACATAAATTTCCGTTATACAAAAACacttaaataataaaaaggtaaatatatatatatatatataatagaaattatatagattatatatataaacaattttttattctttgtattcattaaaaacataaacaaaaaagaaatatatatgagCTTTAAGATAtactttacaaaataaattgaaaaataaaataatatagatatccctattcaaaataataattttattataaatatattttatataaaatgactaaaaataattttgacgacataaaattattatataatatatttgtttcaaaaacaaacaattatattttgtgactATGTTAAGGTATTTAAAAccaaatacatatattaaaatgtaaggCTAATAAacgagaaaaaataatatttttacgaTGAATATTAGTTTGACTAAATGATTATAACTTTTAATAAGAAAAGAGGTATCATATaatatcatatttatatttattttataactattaacttaaaactgaataaaaaatcaaataatgttagaatgaaaaatttattatattaaaacagaagtcacaacttctcttcatgtgtgatttttttaaaatggaccttctctagaaaattatatttcatttaattctaATTAACATAATGACATCATTAGGATATCACATCTTAAATAATTGACATATATAACAACTCACCTATAAAAttgtcttattttttaattataaaaatatattgagaaaaaaaatttacaaaatcatattagatattttaaatattattataaaatgaatcattgattaatttcgtGATTAGTActctaatattattataaattaatgttagttaagattttattaaaaaataaaaaaattgtatactattttcttcaaatttctaattatagtctatattatctattaaaatagaagtaatgaattctttcatgtattgttttataatttggaccatcctttaattttttattaaatatattttattaagactaataatatatagaatctTTGAACTACGTTAATCacaatatcttttgatatcttttcattttaaatataaatatatattttaaaagttctaACAAGTctgtttaaaagattttaacaaaatcttaattttcaaaaattatatgtaaatattttcattaatttcgaaattagttatgaaataatatcatacatttatatatgttataatattcaaatataaattctatcattttatcaattatataatcataatcaatcatttaaagaaaaaaatattaattattattttgtgctaaatatgattaaattatattaaattactaattttatatattttattttttgtaagtaTTTATATTCGAAATGTAATATGTAGGTAACACATGTTAAtattagaaaactatataatacacgtatataaattaacatgtatttcatCAAAGTTAATAATACAAATCATTTATGtatgatatctttttattttaaatataaatataaataaatatatacatatatatatatataattgttttaacaaatcttttgaaaatattataacattatgttaattttcaaaaattttatgtgaatatttcaactaatttcgtaattagcaatgaactattattatgcatttatatatatatatatatttagttatcatttataaaataaaaaattaccttttttatcattttataataataatagttcatattaaatgagattattatattgaactaaatatgatgacattatattaaattgataaatttgtaaaaacagttttataaatataaaatatttatgctaaaaatataatacgatGGTATAACgatttaacattcaaaaactatataataaatgtataaaaatcGACATATTTttgacttttgtatatataataatatattacctgaaagaaataaatgtaaaaatattgcTAATAGAAAACTTAGTTTGAAGGTTGGTGGGTCAAAActgaatataaattaaatataaaaataatatttaatatgtttttaatgcatatattaatttgttaaataaatatatataccataaatgatgtaaacaaatatttatgtatataaaatgaaaaaaacactcgcacggttgtgcggggcGAAATCTAGTAAACTTATTAATATTGTTTGATCTGAACTGAATATAAGCAACTGATGGGGTGAAAGCTTATGAGTTTTTGGTGTAACTATCTTATGAATCAATAATCAATACTAACAATATTCTTATTTTAGTCTTATTGTaataaaatcttttaatttatttagaaaaaaatagaacccaatataccaaaatataataatcaaactaatcaaaatatgaagaatcaaatCAACCAATTgttatgatttaattttttcctTAAATGTGCGTGAATTCTTACAATATTAAAAGTTATGTTTTTAATGGAATcgtgaattaatattttttcctAATTTTTCTGAATATATGAAATATACAAATTTTGCAAAATATATGTGCAAATTAAAGTTTATacccgtgcatgagcacggaaaaatcatctaatatatatatatatatatatatatatatatcataaacacTAATCTTTAAACTAAATTTCAATTACTATAAATTAgtcttaaacaaaaaaattaatttttcaataaTTAATCTCAAATCTTAAATCTGTAAACCAAATACTGTACAACAaacccttaactctaaacctaatCCTATACTCCAAAATTAACCTTACACCCCAAATCTAAACCTAAACACCTCTAACATTTTCAAAGTTAAACACCAAATCTTAAACATACATTTTAcaaatttatcttttaaaaatttagtcTCAAATATTAAACAGTTATACAAATATTTAGAATCATTTATCtatatatgtatttaaaatttttaaaataatattaatatttggtTAATAATATTGTCAAAAAATTAGATGGTATAGGATTAATAGTGGCAAAATATGAAGTTCCCTCCATAAGATTTTAGCTCAAAAATTTGGCTCCATAGTTTTGGCTCTACCTTGAAAagtaagaaatttttttgttggtcAATTCATGTATACATGGattagtctctctctctttcctttgtttccttttgtcttcttcttcacttttcacacatctctctctctatcttgctccaaaaaaaacacatctctctctcgctcttgtatctttctttcttcttcttcttcttctaactGTAACTCATCAATCTTCACAGATCTTTCTCATTCTTATTCCTTTTGAAACCAAATCAATTTTcacatatctctctctctcgttctcCTTCCTCAttcgtcttcttcctctaaCGACGACGTCGACGATGAATGGTAAAGACGGTGTTTACGACGGTGGATGGAGAAGATGTAACAGCCAAGACGAAGCTTATGTTTATAGGGTTTGAGTTTTTTAGGTTTGGTTTGATTAGGTTTAGCTAGCGAGCATGACGGAGTGTGGTTGTGTAGAAAGCGTGACAGAGCATGGTGGGCGAGACCGGGGAGGAGGAAGACAGATGAGCACGGTGGCGGCAGAGGTATTTCGggtttatattgttttatatctatgatttttttatttgcaagtatatatgtataatttgtttgtatatataaataacaaatatgcatatttgatttattttgcattttatttaattaataaacaaatctggtttttatttctgttttattttttaaatttaaatttagcgACTAAATTACGACTACATTTAAACAGTCGCAATTTAGTGGTAATTCAGTCGCTAAATTTAGCGACTAAACTACAACTACATTTAAACAGTCGCAATTTAGTGGTAATTCAGTCGCAAATTTAGCGACTGTTCTATGACCATGTAACAGTAGTCGCAAATTAGTGGTAAAGCAGTTACAAAATGATGACTaatttttgactaatattttttGCAACATGATGATTTGCGACTGCATGCATCAGTTGCAAATCAGTCGTAAACTTACGTATTACGACTGATTTGCTACTGATTTTTCAGTCGAAATTGCTTGTTTTCTTGTAGTTGGTGAGACTGTTTCGCTGCATCCGAAACAGAATCATGAACTTAGAATTCTGCACTATATTCGCGAGACACTTACTTTAAAACTAGAAGACTAAGAGAGATTTTTTTGCTGGACGtttcagtgtttttttttctgtatgtCTAGAATGAAAAGACTATGTGTCTATTTATATGGGTATGAGTTACTTGATCACCAACAAATAATCTGaggaaaaagtaaaaaatattcatGAATAGAAATATACCATAATTATTATAGAAATATCTCATAATTTATTGAGAAGTATTTCATTATTATTTGGATGCAACTTTACATTTATCCAAGAACATTTTAGGAAATATTCTACAACAATTTGGATGCACTCTTTACATTTctctaaaataataaatgaaaccATCCATAATTTTTTGAGCataattttttaagatttattatttttttataaattcagaTACTCATATTTCTTCACAATAAACAGATTTTTTACATAGCTCATTAGgcttatataaattttattcacaCTTATTCATTTTTTTACTCAGCCCGTTACGCTTATAAAAAGTTAGTTCCAACATAAATTTCACTTGAACTCGAAGCAAAGCATGAAACCACCTCCGAATAAGAAAAACTGAGCATATCTAACGAAGAGAGAAAACAAAACCTCTCAATCAAATGGTATATTTATCTTGGTGAAACTACTACACTACACATCAAAATCACCTTTACAAAATGTAAATTGCCATAGTGAAGATAAGAGATCGATCCGTAGATCaaacacaaa is part of the Brassica rapa cultivar Chiifu-401-42 chromosome A09, CAAS_Brap_v3.01, whole genome shotgun sequence genome and harbors:
- the LOC117127729 gene encoding uncharacterized protein LOC117127729, giving the protein MEKNLCTKKYPRPYNDNTSIDKSGYVLYRRRRNDDASTVKAGAVLENTFVVPHNIKLVKKYEAHINVEWCNRTSAVKYLFKYITKGVDRATAVIENGNTAATSDATGSGGSKEKVVRQRNEIQDYIEARYLSACESMWRTFAFHIHKRKPSVEKLIIHLEGEHNITVKSTDILGLVIRKPVWTERKKGKTIGRVVAVHPSAGDRYYLRVFINKIKGPRSYDELKTYNDVKYPDIKSVCHARGYLDNDVEWLESMSEGARRATPYQLRDMFVTFLNNCFVASPKGLWKHSWKSMSEDILHKRQRILGQTNLELDDKTLEQYTLIEVEKLMRMQDRSLNDIKDMPKINHVLLKELGNSLWNQEMDYDVSEETLRHDKQYNLLNAEQRAIYESVLDSVDKKEGKLFFVYGAGGTGKIFLFQLLYPDFAQENKSFYQLLLQE